A genome region from Sulfurovum sp. TSL6 includes the following:
- a CDS encoding ADP-polyphosphate phosphotransferase: MKIKSKDFQVKEGKRVNLKKWPTIVKPAYKSKKKYKKHLKEQVEELSELQHLHYASDHCALLLIFQAMDAAGKDGAIRHVMSGVNPQGCQVFSFKHPSATELEHDFLWRTTRNLPERGHIGIFNRSYYEEVLIVRVHPEILRSQGFPDGMFDEETIWQNRYRSIVDFENHLYRNGTRIIKFFLHLSEEEQRKRFIDRIDEPEKNWKFNLADIEERKFWQQYMQAYESCLSATSTKNSPWYVVPADDKKNARLIISRIILDTFKSLQMHYPETDAKRLKELLSIRQRLMQKDQS, translated from the coding sequence ATGAAAATCAAATCAAAAGATTTCCAAGTAAAAGAAGGCAAAAGGGTCAATCTTAAGAAGTGGCCGACAATCGTAAAGCCTGCGTACAAGTCGAAGAAGAAGTACAAAAAACACCTCAAAGAACAGGTAGAAGAGTTAAGTGAACTGCAACATCTTCATTACGCATCCGACCACTGTGCGTTGTTGCTGATTTTTCAGGCAATGGACGCAGCCGGTAAGGACGGTGCCATACGGCACGTTATGTCTGGCGTCAATCCTCAAGGGTGCCAGGTCTTCAGCTTTAAACATCCGAGTGCCACAGAATTGGAGCACGATTTTTTGTGGCGAACCACTCGTAATCTACCCGAACGTGGCCATATCGGCATCTTTAATCGATCCTATTATGAGGAAGTATTGATCGTTCGTGTGCATCCAGAGATTTTACGCAGCCAAGGGTTTCCGGATGGGATGTTCGACGAGGAAACGATCTGGCAGAATCGATACCGATCCATCGTGGATTTTGAGAACCATCTCTACCGTAACGGCACGCGGATTATCAAGTTTTTTCTTCATCTTTCAGAGGAAGAACAGCGAAAGCGTTTTATCGATCGTATCGACGAGCCTGAAAAAAACTGGAAATTCAATTTAGCCGACATTGAAGAGCGGAAATTCTGGCAACAGTATATGCAGGCCTATGAGTCGTGCCTTAGCGCAACGAGTACAAAAAATTCGCCCTGGTATGTGGTGCCCGCTGACGACAAAAAAAATGCCCGTCTCATTATCTCGAGAATTATTCTTGATACGTTCAAGTCCCTCCAAATGCACTACCCCGAAACTGATGCAAAAAGATTGAAGGAGTTGTTGTCGATACGCCAACGGCTGATGCAGAAAGATCAAAGTTGA
- a CDS encoding response regulator transcription factor, giving the protein MKILLMEDDPVLGDILADYLQEFYTTHRVFDSKEAQEMIDQAHYDLFIFDINVPGISGVELLEELRSFNDTTPAIIITAYGDTKHLKASFDAGAHDYIRKPFELEELKLRIEKSRVLFHIEQDTPVKLSESLTYYPSRKMVSDGSKEQGLRPKEMEILEYLIAHPKRLISQDELVQNIWEFDQLPSDATLRSYIRKLREIIGSEKIVTQRGMGYRYE; this is encoded by the coding sequence ATGAAAATACTACTTATGGAAGATGACCCTGTATTGGGAGACATCTTGGCAGATTATCTGCAAGAATTTTACACAACACATAGGGTGTTTGATTCAAAAGAGGCACAAGAAATGATAGATCAAGCACACTATGATCTTTTCATCTTTGATATTAACGTTCCTGGAATAAGTGGAGTAGAATTACTTGAAGAATTACGTAGCTTCAATGATACAACACCTGCCATCATTATCACTGCATATGGTGACACCAAGCATCTAAAAGCTAGTTTTGATGCAGGTGCACATGATTATATACGTAAGCCTTTTGAGCTGGAAGAATTAAAGTTACGGATAGAAAAAAGTAGAGTATTGTTTCATATAGAGCAAGACACTCCTGTAAAATTAAGCGAATCATTGACCTATTACCCTTCAAGGAAAATGGTTAGCGACGGAAGTAAAGAACAAGGATTACGCCCCAAAGAGATGGAGATACTGGAGTATCTTATTGCTCACCCGAAAAGACTCATCAGTCAAGATGAATTGGTACAGAATATTTGGGAATTTGACCAATTGCCAAGTGATGCCACCTTGCGTTCCTATATTAGAAAACTACGAGAAATTATAGGCAGTGAAAAAATAGTTACACAAAGAGGGATGGGATATCGCTATGAATGA
- a CDS encoding HAMP domain-containing sensor histidine kinase: MNDLEKRSFHSFLGLYIVSSFLFISFIGYWYYAAQKNALQNETYYKLQHIADMKAGDIIMAHMKETKLKESIVPDEIKLALIDTKGKVVDGKLIEPFTLNSPGYFEVKGYNVFVSDAPKEHLGIAYVVAQSNSLLMELKTLQNTVLKVIIGSSILMAIIAWILSKLFMKPISQKVEQIERFINDVTHELNTPITALTMATSQALKQESYTQKTLKNISISTKQLYDIYRSLTYLNFSSSKEEGSVINIAESAQKSIVYYQPLCESKRITMDTELEKYIFTIPEAQLQLLFGNLIGNAIKYSPRGSTITLWLKEGVFSIKDEGIGIEHEKQKEIFKRFKRATKYSGGFGVGLSIVKSICDEYGIKIELDSVPNKGTEFRLQFP; this comes from the coding sequence ATGAATGACTTGGAAAAACGCTCATTCCACTCTTTTTTGGGACTCTATATCGTATCCTCTTTTTTGTTTATCTCTTTTATTGGGTACTGGTATTATGCGGCACAAAAAAATGCATTACAAAACGAAACGTATTATAAGTTGCAACATATAGCTGACATGAAAGCAGGTGACATTATTATGGCACATATGAAAGAGACCAAACTTAAAGAATCAATTGTACCCGATGAGATAAAATTGGCACTTATAGATACAAAAGGGAAGGTAGTAGATGGAAAGCTTATAGAGCCTTTTACATTGAATAGCCCAGGATATTTTGAGGTAAAAGGCTATAATGTTTTTGTATCTGATGCTCCTAAAGAACATTTAGGTATAGCCTATGTTGTTGCGCAGTCAAACTCTTTGTTGATGGAGTTAAAAACACTACAGAATACCGTATTAAAAGTGATCATAGGTTCTTCAATACTCATGGCTATAATTGCATGGATTCTCTCAAAACTCTTTATGAAACCCATTAGTCAAAAAGTAGAACAGATAGAACGTTTTATTAACGACGTAACCCATGAACTAAACACTCCTATAACTGCACTTACTATGGCGACAAGTCAAGCACTAAAACAGGAAAGCTACACACAAAAGACTTTAAAAAATATTTCCATCAGCACCAAACAACTTTATGATATTTATCGTTCATTAACATATTTGAATTTTTCAAGTTCAAAAGAAGAAGGTAGTGTCATAAATATTGCTGAATCCGCTCAAAAAAGTATTGTTTATTATCAGCCTTTGTGTGAAAGTAAACGTATCACCATGGATACAGAACTGGAGAAATATATTTTTACCATACCGGAGGCACAACTACAGCTTCTTTTTGGCAATCTCATAGGAAATGCTATAAAATATTCACCTAGGGGTTCAACTATAACTTTATGGCTCAAAGAAGGTGTTTTCAGCATTAAGGATGAGGGGATAGGCATAGAGCATGAAAAACAAAAAGAGATATTTAAACGATTTAAGCGTGCAACTAAGTACTCAGGTGGATTTGGTGTAGGGCTTAGCATTGTTAAAAGTATTTGCGATGAATATGGGATTAAAATTGAATTAGACTCTGTACCCAATAAGGGAACAGAATTTAGGCTTCAATTTCCTTAA
- a CDS encoding DUF3147 family protein, whose protein sequence is MAYYITKLIITTFLIVLISEIAKRSSLVGALLAAIPLVSILAMTWMYVDTNSSSNAVDFSNRIVWLIAPSITLFIVFPILIKKGLSFYLSMGISILMTIFAYYSVIFILDKFGIKL, encoded by the coding sequence TTGGCTTACTATATAACAAAATTAATTATTACAACATTTTTAATTGTATTAATCTCTGAAATAGCCAAAAGAAGCAGTTTAGTAGGTGCACTATTAGCTGCTATCCCTTTAGTATCAATATTAGCTATGACATGGATGTATGTAGATACAAATAGTAGTAGTAATGCGGTAGACTTTTCAAATAGAATTGTTTGGCTAATTGCCCCATCAATAACATTATTTATAGTTTTTCCAATCTTAATAAAAAAAGGTCTCAGCTTTTATCTTAGTATGGGTATCTCAATCTTGATGACTATTTTTGCTTACTATAGTGTCATTTTTATTCTTGATAAATTTGGTATTAAATTATAA
- a CDS encoding efflux RND transporter permease subunit codes for MVKRFFEILIQYKLLMLALFIVISGFGYKAYQNIPIDAFPDITPKQVVIYTESAGNSAEDIEKLITYPIEAAMSGLPGVKMILSNSIFGLSYVSIFFEDGYDTYLLRQLVTERLNTVDIPQGWGVPTMGPNTTGLGQVLWYALEDKANKYTPSQLRQLHEYTVTPLLKSVDGVEEVISWGGFEKQYEVLVDPKRLQAVDVTYNEVIEALEKSNQSVGGQYLEFNREQYLIRGAGLYEKMDDIRNTVIRTKDAKVVTIKDVATVQEGKAPRFGAVSVDGKERVFGMVLQRSGTNAAKVVELIKDKILLVESALPKGVKLQVIYDRTEITHKAVSTMTSALLTGSVLVAIVLFLFLFELRSAFIVIISLPISLLIAFLMMKEYGISANLMSLSGLAIAIGMIVDGTIVVVENSFRLLHDNPKASRAEVIAEATADVAKPVLFALLIIAAVFIPLLSLEGLAGKLYTPMALDIVFVMLGSLAVALLLVPVLSYMMLKQGKHSNSPLMAAIKAFYTPMLEFSLRHAKKLVAITFFIFFVLAGLLSQQGREFMPELNEETIMYRVIAIPGTSLTQNVENAQAIENFILKTYPEEVLSVLSMIGRSEKGETAQANYMEVLLTLDPEFEDIPALDKEMTKKLKEEFNYLQFISTQPIAMRIEELLEGVSAELAVKIYGEDQKVMSDVAAQISKVLQGIEGLDHAEVETQLGQAQINIKPNYLALSRYGLNVEDVMQVIRYGIGEETVTQKIEGVKRFGIVAKLKNAKQDIETIKKLILRSGTGKIVSLEEVCDISVAQGPAFIKREDLSRYMVLSLEVEDRDIATFVEEASIKISKQVVLPDGYYIKWAGDFKNMQEATQTLAMIIPITILLILLLLYTAFNSLKKAFLILLGVPLGLMGGIVGLLISGEYLSVSAIVGFIAIFAIAILNGIVLVSFIDELRKKFPEVKMIDMVKSATLLRLRPVLMTAFTTLFGILPLLFATGVGSEIQYPLSVVVTGGIISSTILTLLVLPSLYILFFNKE; via the coding sequence ATGGTGAAACGTTTTTTTGAAATACTTATACAGTATAAACTTCTCATGCTCGCGCTGTTTATAGTCATCTCAGGATTTGGTTATAAGGCGTATCAAAATATACCTATAGACGCATTTCCAGACATTACTCCTAAGCAGGTGGTCATCTATACAGAAAGTGCTGGTAACTCTGCGGAAGACATAGAGAAACTCATCACCTACCCTATAGAGGCAGCCATGTCAGGTTTGCCTGGGGTTAAGATGATACTCTCGAACTCAATTTTTGGACTTTCGTATGTTTCTATTTTCTTTGAAGACGGCTATGATACTTACCTATTGCGTCAACTCGTTACTGAAAGACTCAATACGGTAGATATACCTCAAGGATGGGGTGTTCCGACCATGGGTCCGAATACAACAGGCTTAGGGCAGGTATTATGGTATGCCCTTGAAGATAAGGCCAATAAATATACACCTAGCCAACTCCGTCAACTGCATGAATATACAGTCACTCCTTTACTCAAATCTGTGGATGGTGTAGAAGAGGTCATCTCTTGGGGAGGCTTTGAGAAACAATATGAAGTTCTTGTGGACCCTAAGCGTCTTCAAGCTGTTGATGTCACCTATAATGAAGTGATAGAAGCGCTAGAAAAGAGTAATCAATCCGTAGGTGGACAATACCTAGAGTTCAATAGAGAGCAGTACCTTATACGTGGTGCAGGACTCTATGAAAAAATGGATGATATTCGAAATACTGTCATACGCACAAAAGATGCAAAAGTGGTGACGATAAAAGATGTTGCTACAGTACAAGAAGGAAAGGCTCCCCGTTTTGGAGCAGTAAGTGTTGATGGGAAAGAAAGGGTCTTTGGAATGGTGCTTCAGCGTTCAGGTACCAATGCAGCCAAGGTTGTTGAGCTTATCAAGGACAAAATACTACTGGTTGAATCAGCACTCCCCAAAGGTGTAAAGCTCCAAGTGATTTACGATAGAACAGAAATAACGCATAAGGCAGTCAGCACAATGACTTCCGCACTTCTAACAGGCTCAGTGCTTGTTGCGATCGTGTTATTCCTCTTTTTGTTCGAACTACGTTCTGCATTTATCGTCATCATCTCTTTACCTATCTCTTTGCTTATAGCATTTTTAATGATGAAAGAATATGGCATATCTGCAAACCTTATGAGCCTTAGCGGACTAGCTATAGCTATAGGGATGATAGTTGATGGAACCATTGTGGTTGTCGAAAACAGTTTCAGGTTATTGCATGATAACCCCAAAGCCTCACGTGCAGAAGTGATCGCAGAAGCTACTGCAGATGTGGCAAAGCCAGTACTTTTTGCCCTCCTTATTATTGCAGCTGTCTTTATTCCGCTGTTGAGCCTTGAAGGACTTGCAGGAAAACTTTATACCCCTATGGCATTGGACATTGTCTTTGTGATGCTTGGCTCGCTTGCGGTGGCTCTTCTACTGGTTCCGGTACTCTCATATATGATGCTCAAACAAGGGAAGCACTCGAACAGTCCTCTTATGGCAGCCATTAAGGCATTCTATACACCTATGCTGGAGTTTTCTTTGCGCCATGCAAAAAAGCTGGTGGCCATTACTTTCTTTATATTCTTTGTCTTAGCAGGACTACTCAGTCAGCAAGGACGGGAGTTTATGCCGGAGCTCAATGAAGAGACCATTATGTACAGGGTTATCGCTATCCCTGGAACCTCACTTACTCAAAATGTAGAAAATGCACAAGCTATCGAAAACTTTATACTTAAAACCTATCCTGAAGAAGTACTCTCTGTACTAAGCATGATCGGAAGAAGTGAAAAAGGTGAAACGGCACAAGCTAACTACATGGAGGTTCTCTTGACCCTTGATCCAGAGTTTGAAGATATTCCAGCTCTTGACAAAGAGATGACAAAAAAACTCAAAGAAGAGTTTAACTATTTACAATTTATCTCTACTCAACCTATTGCTATGCGTATAGAAGAGCTACTTGAGGGCGTAAGCGCAGAACTTGCAGTCAAAATCTACGGAGAAGACCAAAAGGTTATGTCTGATGTTGCTGCGCAAATATCTAAAGTCCTGCAGGGCATAGAAGGGCTTGATCATGCCGAGGTTGAAACACAATTAGGACAAGCACAGATCAATATCAAGCCAAACTACCTAGCACTTTCGCGATATGGCCTCAATGTGGAAGATGTAATGCAAGTCATTCGTTATGGAATTGGGGAAGAAACTGTTACTCAAAAGATAGAAGGAGTGAAACGCTTTGGTATCGTGGCAAAATTAAAAAATGCCAAACAAGATATAGAAACAATAAAAAAACTGATCCTTCGTTCAGGTACCGGAAAAATAGTTTCCCTGGAGGAAGTGTGTGACATCAGTGTAGCACAGGGGCCTGCCTTTATTAAGCGTGAGGACTTGAGTCGATATATGGTTCTTTCACTGGAAGTTGAAGATCGTGACATTGCTACGTTTGTTGAAGAGGCAAGCATAAAGATAAGTAAACAAGTTGTCCTGCCTGATGGCTATTACATTAAGTGGGCAGGCGATTTCAAGAATATGCAAGAAGCTACACAAACGCTTGCAATGATTATACCTATCACGATTTTACTTATTCTATTGTTGCTCTATACGGCATTCAACTCTCTTAAAAAAGCGTTTCTAATTTTACTGGGCGTGCCATTAGGGCTTATGGGAGGTATTGTTGGACTACTCATCTCAGGCGAATATTTGAGTGTCTCTGCCATTGTAGGGTTTATTGCCATCTTTGCTATAGCAATACTCAACGGGATAGTACTTGTGTCATTCATAGATGAATTACGTAAAAAGTTCCCAGAAGTGAAAATGATAGATATGGTAAAAAGTGCTACCTTACTAAGGCTAAGACCTGTACTCATGACAGCCTTCACCACGCTCTTTGGTATTCTCCCGCTCCTTTTTGCTACAGGTGTAGGCTCGGAAATACAGTATCCGCTCTCAGTGGTAGTCACAGGAGGAATTATCTCTTCAACAATCTTGACCTTGCTGGTCTTACCTTCATTATATATTCTATTTTTTAACAAGGAGTAA
- a CDS encoding efflux RND transporter periplasmic adaptor subunit: MTKYILLLLPLLFSMQSLANEIKIEHASLKPLGKVIQTNAQITQLSGQKQEIVSRLSGHLEAYFVTPGQQVKEGDKTILIESIELSRMTAEHLALLEQSKAAEAQKNNTMKLYKKGLASQNDLSSVIIALEEIRSKQNTLSSQLKSLGIEPEELKSATDQLILYAHADGVVGEILAPLHSNVDAQTPLMTLVNQSDYYAVAYLAVDDAMQISKETKGWLKVANKTYPSYFLQLLPNIDEETQRAKVLFQIEKSPSNLLFGSFAEMDISLAPFHDAVMVKKSALTLFQGEWVVFVEAKHEEADHHEEKSGLNHEKEANEHDEHDDEDEEAPYIAKVVNIIAYAGEYVAIEGISAEEEYVSEGVYFVKSMMLKSSLGEDGH, translated from the coding sequence ATGACTAAATACATATTATTACTACTGCCGCTACTCTTTTCGATGCAGAGCTTGGCAAATGAAATCAAAATTGAACATGCTTCACTAAAACCTTTAGGAAAAGTTATCCAGACCAATGCACAGATCACACAACTCTCTGGCCAAAAACAAGAGATTGTTTCCAGGTTGTCTGGGCATCTAGAAGCTTATTTTGTCACACCTGGACAACAGGTAAAAGAAGGCGACAAAACAATACTTATAGAGTCTATAGAACTCTCTAGAATGACTGCCGAGCATCTTGCATTATTGGAGCAATCCAAAGCTGCAGAAGCACAGAAAAATAACACTATGAAGCTTTATAAAAAAGGTCTTGCTTCACAAAATGATTTAAGTAGCGTTATCATAGCCCTAGAAGAGATACGTTCTAAGCAAAACACTTTATCTTCACAACTGAAGTCTTTAGGCATTGAACCGGAAGAGCTTAAAAGTGCAACTGATCAGCTTATACTTTATGCACATGCAGATGGTGTTGTTGGGGAAATTTTAGCTCCACTGCACAGTAATGTAGATGCACAAACACCTTTGATGACATTGGTGAATCAAAGCGATTATTATGCTGTTGCATACCTGGCTGTTGATGATGCGATGCAGATATCAAAAGAGACCAAAGGATGGTTAAAAGTTGCAAACAAAACATATCCTTCATATTTTTTACAATTATTGCCAAACATTGATGAGGAGACGCAACGCGCAAAAGTACTTTTTCAAATAGAGAAAAGTCCTTCAAACCTCCTCTTTGGATCCTTCGCGGAGATGGATATATCACTTGCACCTTTTCATGATGCTGTCATGGTTAAAAAATCAGCTTTGACACTTTTTCAAGGGGAATGGGTAGTATTTGTAGAGGCGAAACACGAAGAAGCGGATCACCATGAGGAAAAATCAGGTCTTAACCATGAAAAAGAAGCGAATGAGCACGATGAGCACGACGACGAGGATGAAGAAGCTCCATACATAGCAAAAGTGGTCAATATCATCGCGTATGCTGGTGAATATGTGGCTATTGAAGGCATTAGTGCAGAGGAAGAGTATGTAAGCGAAGGTGTTTATTTTGTGAAATCTATGATGTTGAAGTCTTCGCTTGGCGAAGACGGTCACTAG
- a CDS encoding TolC family protein produces MKKIIMIFLTLSLSLFGMSYAKLKKHIEENSKVLKSQQLSLEANRQENNILLRTQNPTLGLEAARYNPDFTDSEYGYTISASQTIRTGNYLGGLQDKANASNLLQQAYVLEGKAGYMKALEGLYTEYVYQSKLLSLLKQEYALSSEVTGIVEERYKNGSENKAAYLQAKTDTLALKTQIYTTKQQMNSLHYELLAIAGFSDKVSLDKKFVYSVSSQAKSASKVSPQEKILAAKEKMLASQMRMNESSFNSYVLNTGIEQEPDQSIIRLGISIPLTVQHKKEEEKALARLKMKQLELDSAQLKIDLSLKKQMLKDSIKELSQQYRSLKTLKTEQEALSTLLLEGYKIAQGSIFVMMNAKNKLIQTQKSLLQTQAMINNKKIELRFIQGQYND; encoded by the coding sequence ATGAAAAAAATCATCATGATTTTTTTAACTTTGTCGCTCTCTCTCTTTGGGATGAGCTACGCAAAGCTTAAAAAACATATAGAAGAAAACTCAAAAGTACTCAAAAGTCAACAACTCTCACTTGAGGCAAACAGGCAAGAAAATAACATACTTTTAAGAACACAAAACCCAACATTGGGCCTAGAGGCAGCAAGATACAACCCTGATTTTACCGATTCTGAATATGGCTATACGATAAGCGCATCTCAGACTATCAGAACTGGGAATTATTTAGGGGGGCTCCAAGATAAAGCCAATGCTTCTAATCTCCTCCAGCAAGCCTATGTGCTTGAAGGGAAAGCTGGATACATGAAAGCACTTGAAGGACTTTATACAGAATATGTCTATCAAAGCAAACTGCTTTCATTACTCAAGCAAGAGTATGCACTTTCAAGCGAAGTGACTGGCATTGTAGAAGAACGATACAAGAATGGCTCGGAAAACAAAGCAGCATACCTGCAGGCAAAAACAGATACCTTGGCGCTAAAAACACAGATATACACAACAAAACAGCAGATGAACTCACTGCACTATGAGCTCTTAGCTATCGCTGGTTTTAGTGATAAGGTGTCTTTGGATAAAAAGTTTGTCTATTCTGTCTCGTCTCAAGCAAAAAGCGCATCAAAAGTCAGCCCTCAAGAGAAAATTCTTGCTGCAAAAGAAAAGATGTTAGCAAGTCAAATGCGCATGAACGAAAGCAGCTTTAATAGCTATGTGTTAAACACAGGTATAGAGCAGGAGCCTGACCAGTCTATCATAAGACTTGGTATCTCTATCCCCTTAACCGTACAGCACAAGAAAGAAGAAGAAAAAGCCCTGGCAAGATTAAAAATGAAACAACTAGAACTTGACAGTGCACAACTTAAAATAGATCTTAGTTTGAAAAAACAAATGCTCAAAGATTCCATAAAAGAACTTTCACAGCAGTATCGCTCACTTAAAACACTTAAGACAGAGCAGGAGGCACTTAGTACATTACTTTTGGAAGGCTACAAGATAGCTCAAGGGTCTATCTTTGTGATGATGAATGCAAAAAACAAACTCATACAGACGCAAAAGTCACTACTGCAAACACAAGCAATGATCAACAATAAAAAAATAGAATTACGTTTTATACAAGGACAATACAATGACTAA
- a CDS encoding c-type cytochrome, with translation MKMNKIIVGLLFAAVSLSANVTGENVYNAKCAKCHMLEAPMNMDKVERMETMQEMMRSMKAPPMAMVSAKVKYAVGNDEAAFTAFVMDYIKNPSRDKAVCMPMAIRRFGLMPPIGASMSMEERVAVAVWLYKNFDEKWDDNKCMPWKGGMGMEGKGMMQDQNSMRCAAGKCGMGKNSSY, from the coding sequence ATGAAAATGAATAAAATTATCGTAGGTCTGCTTTTTGCAGCAGTGAGTCTGAGTGCCAACGTCACCGGCGAGAATGTTTACAATGCCAAATGTGCCAAATGCCATATGCTAGAAGCTCCAATGAATATGGATAAAGTTGAACGCATGGAGACCATGCAGGAAATGATGAGGAGCATGAAAGCACCACCAATGGCCATGGTAAGCGCAAAAGTAAAATACGCTGTAGGCAATGACGAAGCTGCGTTTACTGCATTTGTCATGGACTATATCAAAAACCCGAGTCGAGATAAAGCAGTCTGTATGCCAATGGCCATCAGAAGATTTGGACTGATGCCACCGATAGGTGCTTCAATGAGCATGGAAGAACGCGTAGCGGTAGCGGTGTGGCTCTATAAAAACTTCGATGAAAAATGGGACGATAACAAATGTATGCCATGGAAAGGTGGCATGGGCATGGAAGGCAAAGGAATGATGCAGGACCAAAACAGCATGAGGTGTGCTGCTGGAAAATGTGGAATGGGAAAGAACTCTTCATACTAG
- a CDS encoding DUF302 domain-containing protein, with the protein MIYKLKTHRDIIDIKSKLEAKAKEVGFGVLGSYEFKKILENKGFPIERDIVVYELCNPGGAQQALSTIPEISVYLPCRLSIYREDGLTVLTTIGIEDILQSVNVDDAFRAYMNEIFEKIKTLMHDLSLA; encoded by the coding sequence ATGATTTACAAACTAAAAACACATCGTGACATTATAGACATCAAGTCAAAACTAGAAGCCAAGGCAAAAGAGGTCGGTTTTGGGGTATTGGGTTCCTATGAGTTCAAAAAAATCCTGGAAAACAAAGGGTTTCCCATTGAACGCGATATCGTTGTCTATGAACTCTGTAACCCGGGAGGAGCACAGCAGGCACTCTCTACTATCCCTGAAATCTCAGTCTATCTTCCTTGTCGTCTCTCTATCTATAGGGAAGACGGCTTGACAGTTCTCACCACCATAGGGATCGAAGATATACTGCAGTCTGTCAATGTCGATGATGCATTCAGGGCATACATGAATGAAATTTTCGAGAAAATCAAGACATTGATGCATGATCTGTCTCTTGCCTAA
- a CDS encoding SO_0444 family Cu/Zn efflux transporter, translated as MEYVTPFFIALFELSNAMAPYILFGLIFAGILHELVPNTLVTKHLGKENISSVVKATIFGVPLPVCSCGVIPLATSIKKSGASKGSTLSFLISTPITGVDSILATYGVFGWIFTLYRVITSMIIAMAAGILTNIFDKDEQEKPKPVFNAAPTTGFSMASGFSEKEKEVPCSSGTSCCDTEEKKKFSTSSALRYAFVTLLGDIAKPLFWGLIIGAAIAVAIPENLSEMLMDHAWLSYLVAIAIAVPMYICATASLPIAAALMLSGVSAGAAFVFLSAGPATNTVTISVVKKMLGARSLYIYLGSIIIGSMLFGLGLDYVFDSNSIDPKSLVHIEEDAGAIAILSSLVLWGFVGYFLIKPYFGKRSLASCSDGGCAS; from the coding sequence ATGGAATACGTCACCCCTTTTTTCATAGCACTATTTGAACTCAGCAATGCTATGGCTCCCTATATTCTATTTGGGCTTATATTTGCGGGCATACTGCACGAATTAGTCCCCAATACGTTAGTTACAAAGCACCTAGGTAAAGAAAATATTTCATCGGTTGTCAAAGCGACAATCTTTGGTGTGCCCTTGCCTGTCTGTTCTTGTGGAGTAATACCTTTGGCAACCAGCATTAAAAAGAGTGGCGCAAGCAAAGGCTCAACGCTCTCTTTTCTTATCTCAACACCAATTACAGGAGTGGATTCTATTCTTGCAACCTATGGAGTCTTCGGGTGGATCTTTACGCTCTATCGGGTCATCACATCAATGATCATTGCTATGGCAGCAGGAATACTCACCAACATTTTTGACAAAGATGAGCAAGAGAAACCCAAGCCAGTTTTTAATGCAGCACCAACAACAGGTTTTTCTATGGCCTCCGGCTTTTCCGAAAAAGAGAAAGAAGTCCCCTGTAGTTCTGGCACATCCTGTTGTGACACAGAAGAGAAGAAAAAATTTTCAACCAGTTCGGCACTGCGCTATGCTTTTGTCACTCTGCTCGGTGACATTGCCAAACCTCTCTTCTGGGGTCTCATTATTGGTGCAGCCATCGCGGTAGCCATCCCTGAGAACCTTAGTGAAATGCTAATGGATCATGCTTGGCTCTCTTATCTTGTCGCTATCGCTATTGCCGTACCGATGTATATTTGTGCAACAGCTTCTCTGCCTATCGCTGCTGCATTGATGTTGTCTGGCGTCAGTGCAGGAGCCGCTTTTGTATTCCTTAGTGCGGGACCTGCAACCAACACAGTGACAATCAGTGTAGTCAAAAAGATGCTCGGGGCTCGATCTCTTTATATTTACCTTGGCAGCATTATTATAGGAAGTATGCTTTTTGGACTAGGACTGGACTACGTTTTTGACAGCAACTCTATTGATCCAAAATCACTTGTGCATATTGAGGAGGATGCCGGGGCAATAGCCATACTTAGTTCATTGGTATTGTGGGGATTTGTAGGTTATTTTCTAATCAAGCCTTACTTTGGCAAAAGGAGTTTGGCATCTTGTTCAGATGGAGGTTGCGCATCATAA